From Segatella copri, the proteins below share one genomic window:
- a CDS encoding tetratricopeptide repeat protein, protein MKKINMIMMGLMLGASSLYAQPGSVQKLAKSVFTLTTFNQKGDIIASTQGVFIDNKGTAISTFKPFVGAVKASVVDASGKSIPVEAIMGADELYDVAKFRINASTVAAPIATKESAAGDKVWLVPYSIKKPAYQQEDISSVEKFKTTYNYYIFSNSAPENAVGCPFANKNGQVIGLMHSNGQVTAIDANYAKQLKVTGLSSLDAALRETTIRTALPDTENEAMTMMTLKKGQTTADEYAKYSDEFISKFPTSAFGYKEKAAYLTDKAEYDAAAKLMEESIKKSAAKDEAHSNYADLIYQKIIYKGDSVYKDWTLNKAIAEAQKAYEIKAQPIYRHQEAQINFVKGEYQKAYDTFMDLTNTSLLSGELYFEAAQAKKNLKAPAKEIEVLLDSAVSVGSKTGMVANYYLARAEFLKEQGEFRRAIQDYNMYDSIARPVSPAFFYTRYQCETKLRMWQPALLDIARTCYLAPKEPTYFAEWASLDLRVKRYDEGISAATHCIELAPEYADGYLLLGLLQKEKGNKEEAIKNLKKAQELGDSRAGEYLKKMK, encoded by the coding sequence ATGAAAAAAATAAATATGATCATGATGGGACTGATGCTCGGAGCATCGTCCCTCTATGCCCAGCCGGGTTCGGTCCAGAAACTGGCTAAGAGCGTTTTCACCTTGACTACTTTCAATCAGAAAGGCGACATTATCGCCTCTACCCAAGGTGTTTTTATCGACAACAAGGGAACGGCTATCAGCACCTTTAAGCCATTTGTCGGAGCTGTAAAGGCAAGCGTTGTTGACGCTTCCGGCAAATCGATTCCTGTTGAGGCTATCATGGGAGCCGACGAGCTCTACGATGTGGCTAAATTCCGTATCAACGCCTCTACAGTTGCAGCCCCTATTGCAACCAAGGAATCGGCTGCTGGCGACAAGGTCTGGCTGGTTCCTTATTCTATCAAGAAGCCGGCTTACCAGCAGGAGGATATCAGCAGCGTAGAGAAGTTCAAGACTACGTACAACTATTACATCTTCTCGAATAGTGCTCCCGAAAATGCAGTAGGTTGTCCGTTTGCCAACAAGAACGGCCAGGTCATCGGTCTGATGCACAGCAATGGACAGGTTACGGCCATCGACGCCAACTACGCCAAGCAACTGAAGGTAACCGGTCTTTCGAGTCTTGATGCAGCCCTTCGCGAAACCACCATCCGTACAGCTCTTCCTGATACAGAGAACGAAGCGATGACGATGATGACTCTGAAGAAAGGCCAGACTACAGCTGATGAGTATGCGAAATATAGCGATGAGTTTATCAGCAAATTCCCTACTTCAGCCTTCGGTTACAAGGAGAAAGCCGCTTATCTGACGGATAAGGCAGAATATGATGCAGCTGCCAAACTGATGGAAGAAAGCATTAAGAAATCGGCTGCCAAGGATGAGGCTCATTCCAACTATGCCGACCTGATTTATCAGAAGATTATTTACAAGGGCGATTCTGTTTATAAGGACTGGACGCTTAACAAGGCCATAGCTGAGGCTCAGAAGGCATACGAAATCAAGGCTCAGCCTATTTACCGCCATCAGGAAGCGCAGATTAATTTTGTAAAGGGTGAGTATCAGAAAGCTTACGATACTTTCATGGATTTGACCAATACTTCACTTCTCAGCGGCGAACTCTATTTTGAGGCTGCCCAGGCTAAGAAGAATCTCAAGGCTCCTGCCAAGGAGATTGAAGTTTTGCTCGATAGTGCGGTAAGCGTTGGAAGCAAGACCGGAATGGTTGCGAATTACTATCTGGCTCGTGCAGAATTTCTGAAGGAGCAGGGTGAATTCCGCCGCGCTATTCAGGATTATAATATGTACGATTCCATTGCCCGTCCTGTTTCGCCAGCCTTCTTCTACACCCGTTACCAATGCGAAACCAAGTTACGCATGTGGCAGCCAGCCCTGCTTGATATTGCCCGCACCTGTTACCTGGCTCCTAAAGAGCCTACATATTTTGCAGAATGGGCAAGTCTTGACTTGCGTGTAAAGCGTTATGATGAAGGAATCAGCGCAGCCACCCATTGCATAGAGTTAGCTCCTGAATATGCTGACGGCTACCTTCTCTTAGGTCTGCTCCAGAAGGAGAAAGGAAATAAGGAAGAGGCCATCAAGAACCTGAAGAAAGCCCAGGAACTCGGCGATTCCCGCGCTGGAGAATATCTCAAGAAAATGAAGTAA
- a CDS encoding DUF1460 domain-containing protein translates to MKIFTKMAAVVLACVLAVPGEARVNVVYQRQDSLRIVELLQQARAMKKKPASWMLWFGKQMAGVPYVGGTLDRTKEEVLIVNTRELDCTTYVEMVTALTLCAKKNETSFLAFCEHLRNVRYVNGEISYVKRQHYFTIWMDANEREGIVKNIAPNPPFSAVQTVNINLMSTHVSSYKMLKAHPEWKSGIRKLEQSVNGKRYRYVPKGKIANTAVFRNAIHDGDIIAIITNKKGLDTTHIGIASWHKDGLHLLNASSIHKKVIDEPMTLYTYMHKHPVQIGIRVCRVQ, encoded by the coding sequence ATGAAAATATTTACGAAAATGGCAGCTGTCGTGCTGGCTTGCGTGCTGGCTGTTCCGGGAGAAGCCAGGGTGAATGTTGTTTATCAGCGGCAGGACAGTCTGCGGATTGTAGAACTGCTGCAGCAGGCAAGGGCGATGAAGAAGAAACCAGCCAGTTGGATGCTCTGGTTTGGCAAGCAGATGGCGGGCGTTCCTTATGTGGGCGGCACGTTGGACCGGACGAAGGAAGAGGTGCTCATCGTGAACACCCGTGAGCTGGACTGCACCACATACGTAGAGATGGTTACGGCGCTCACCCTGTGCGCCAAGAAGAACGAGACTTCTTTCTTGGCTTTCTGTGAACATCTCCGAAATGTGCGTTATGTGAACGGAGAGATTTCCTATGTGAAGCGCCAGCATTATTTCACGATTTGGATGGATGCAAACGAGCGCGAGGGAATCGTGAAGAATATTGCGCCCAATCCTCCTTTCTCGGCCGTTCAGACCGTGAACATCAACTTGATGAGTACGCATGTTTCGAGCTATAAGATGCTTAAGGCTCATCCGGAATGGAAATCGGGAATCAGAAAATTGGAACAGAGTGTGAACGGCAAGCGTTACCGTTATGTTCCGAAGGGCAAGATTGCCAACACGGCAGTTTTCCGCAACGCTATTCACGATGGTGACATTATCGCCATCATTACCAACAAGAAGGGGCTCGACACGACCCACATCGGTATTGCTTCCTGGCACAAAGACGGATTGCATCTGCTCAATGCCAGCAGCATTCACAAGAAGGTGATTGATGAACCCATGACACTTTATACTTACATGCACAAACATCCGGTTCAGATAGGAATCAGGGTTTGCAGAGTTCAGTAA
- the coaBC gene encoding bifunctional phosphopantothenoylcysteine decarboxylase/phosphopantothenate--cysteine ligase CoaBC, with product MLKGKKIVLGITGSIAAYKSCLIIRGLIKRGAEVQVVITPAGKEFITPITLSALTHKPVVSEFFSQRDGTWNSHVDLGLWADAMLIAPCTASTMGKMAHGIADNMLITTYLSMKAPVFIAPAMDLDMYKHPSTQANMKTLLGYGNHIIEPEVGFLASGLEGKGRMEEPDIIVECLDRFFDEQAQQNAETAEAASENCKEKESDKLDLKGKKIMITAGPTYEKIDPVRFIGNYSSGKMGFALAEECCRRGAEVTLVAGPVSLSCSEAIHRIDVESCEEMYQAATKAFASTDAAILCAAVADFKPSEIADRKIKREKDDLELRLVPTHDIAAALGKMKQKHQRIVAFALETNDEEANAQKKRKKKNADFIVLNSTRNPGTTFRTDDNQITIISEEGKKEYEKKPKTEVARDIINELAHLL from the coding sequence ATGTTAAAAGGAAAGAAAATCGTATTGGGCATTACGGGCTCTATTGCAGCCTACAAGTCTTGCCTCATCATACGAGGTCTCATCAAGCGCGGAGCCGAAGTGCAGGTGGTCATTACGCCTGCAGGAAAGGAGTTCATCACTCCCATCACCCTTTCGGCTCTTACGCATAAGCCTGTGGTAAGCGAATTCTTCTCGCAGCGCGATGGAACCTGGAATTCGCACGTAGACTTGGGTCTGTGGGCCGACGCCATGCTCATCGCTCCTTGCACAGCCTCTACCATGGGAAAGATGGCTCACGGAATTGCTGACAACATGCTCATCACAACCTATCTGTCGATGAAAGCGCCTGTTTTCATCGCTCCAGCCATGGACCTCGACATGTATAAGCATCCTTCTACCCAAGCCAACATGAAAACACTTCTGGGCTATGGAAATCACATCATAGAACCCGAAGTGGGATTCCTGGCAAGCGGACTGGAAGGAAAGGGACGCATGGAAGAACCTGATATTATCGTAGAATGCCTCGACAGATTCTTCGATGAACAGGCTCAGCAGAATGCAGAGACCGCTGAAGCTGCATCAGAAAACTGCAAGGAAAAAGAAAGCGATAAGCTCGATTTGAAAGGCAAGAAGATCATGATTACAGCCGGACCAACTTACGAAAAGATTGACCCGGTACGTTTCATCGGCAATTATTCTTCCGGCAAAATGGGCTTTGCCCTTGCTGAAGAGTGCTGCCGTCGTGGTGCTGAGGTTACGCTGGTTGCAGGTCCGGTTTCGCTCAGCTGTTCCGAAGCCATTCATCGCATCGATGTAGAAAGTTGCGAGGAAATGTATCAGGCAGCCACTAAAGCTTTTGCCTCTACCGATGCAGCCATTCTCTGTGCTGCTGTTGCTGATTTCAAGCCAAGCGAGATTGCTGACAGGAAAATCAAGCGCGAGAAAGATGATCTGGAACTCCGCCTCGTCCCTACTCACGATATTGCCGCAGCCCTTGGCAAAATGAAACAAAAACATCAGCGAATTGTGGCTTTCGCCCTGGAAACCAACGATGAAGAGGCTAATGCACAGAAAAAACGCAAAAAGAAAAATGCCGATTTCATCGTGCTTAACTCTACTCGCAATCCGGGAACCACATTCCGTACGGATGATAACCAGATAACGATTATTTCTGAAGAGGGTAAGAAAGAATATGAGAAGAAACCGAAAACTGAAGTGGCTCGCGACATTATCAACGAGCTGGCTCATCTCTTGTAG
- the recN gene encoding DNA repair protein RecN translates to MLKQLYIKNFTLIDELDIPLYPGFSVITGETGAGKSIILGAIGLLLGNRADSKAIKAGRDRCVIEAHFDLSKYGMQDFFDANDIDYDAEDTIIRRELTAAGKSRAFINDTPVPLSKMRELGEQLVDIHSQHQNLLLQKEDFQLSVVDIIAHDEKQKKAYLAEYKNYKKAKQQLEDLKAEIAKNRENEEFMRFQFKELDDANLQEGELEQLEQEAETLSHSEDIKTALYEADNALSGEDGSILDKLKNAAQQIDNIKEVYPDVKEVAERMQSSYIELKDIAQEISGSVDNIEFDPNRLETINSRLDQLYSLQQKFHVENVEELIDTRERINEQLQHIDNGDEDIEELEKQVGLLLVKAEKQASELTAIRTKSARKIEEEMKKRLIPLGIPNVRFEISFSAKPLSSDGVDKVNFLFSANKSTLLQPVSQVASGGEIARVMLSLKAMISGAVKLPTIIFDEIDTGVSGKIAEKMAEIMTEMGNLNRQVISITHLPQIASMGTHHYKVLKEETEEGTLSHMKELNEQQRIEEIAQMLSGSDITPAALANAKELLNKHKQHK, encoded by the coding sequence ATGCTCAAGCAATTATACATCAAGAATTTCACGTTGATTGACGAGTTGGACATTCCTCTTTATCCAGGATTCTCAGTCATCACGGGCGAGACGGGTGCCGGAAAGAGCATCATTCTCGGAGCCATCGGACTGCTACTGGGCAACCGTGCTGACAGCAAGGCCATCAAGGCAGGAAGAGACCGATGCGTGATAGAAGCCCACTTCGACCTGTCAAAATACGGAATGCAGGATTTCTTCGATGCTAACGATATTGATTATGATGCAGAAGACACCATCATCCGCCGCGAACTGACAGCTGCCGGAAAAAGCCGTGCCTTCATCAACGACACGCCCGTCCCCCTGAGCAAGATGAGAGAACTGGGCGAACAGCTCGTCGATATTCATTCGCAGCACCAGAACCTCCTACTGCAGAAGGAAGACTTCCAGCTCAGCGTGGTCGACATTATTGCCCACGATGAAAAGCAGAAGAAGGCTTATCTTGCCGAATACAAGAACTATAAAAAGGCTAAGCAACAGCTGGAAGACCTGAAAGCGGAAATCGCAAAGAACAGGGAGAACGAGGAATTCATGCGCTTCCAGTTTAAGGAACTGGATGATGCAAACCTGCAGGAAGGCGAACTTGAGCAACTGGAACAGGAAGCAGAAACCCTGAGCCATTCTGAAGACATCAAGACTGCGCTCTATGAAGCAGATAATGCACTCTCGGGCGAAGACGGCAGCATTCTTGACAAACTGAAGAATGCAGCCCAGCAGATTGACAACATCAAGGAGGTTTATCCGGATGTGAAGGAGGTGGCTGAACGAATGCAGAGCAGCTATATAGAACTCAAGGATATTGCCCAGGAAATAAGCGGAAGCGTTGACAATATAGAGTTTGACCCGAACCGGCTTGAAACCATCAATTCCCGGCTTGACCAGCTCTACTCGCTCCAGCAGAAATTCCATGTGGAAAATGTAGAAGAACTCATCGACACTCGCGAGCGAATCAACGAACAGTTGCAGCACATCGATAATGGAGATGAAGACATAGAAGAGCTGGAAAAGCAAGTTGGCCTTCTGCTTGTCAAGGCTGAAAAGCAAGCTAGCGAACTGACTGCCATCCGAACGAAATCGGCAAGAAAGATAGAAGAAGAAATGAAGAAACGTCTCATTCCTCTGGGAATTCCAAACGTCCGCTTCGAAATTTCATTCTCCGCCAAGCCGCTCAGTTCTGATGGTGTTGACAAGGTCAATTTCCTGTTCAGCGCCAACAAGAGCACGCTTCTCCAGCCGGTCAGCCAGGTTGCTTCCGGTGGAGAAATTGCCCGCGTCATGCTTTCTCTGAAGGCCATGATCAGCGGCGCCGTAAAACTGCCAACCATCATCTTTGATGAAATCGACACGGGAGTAAGCGGTAAGATTGCTGAAAAGATGGCGGAAATCATGACAGAGATGGGCAACCTGAACCGCCAGGTTATTTCCATCACCCACCTGCCGCAGATTGCTTCCATGGGAACCCATCATTACAAGGTTCTGAAGGAAGAAACCGAAGAGGGAACTCTTTCTCACATGAAGGAACTCAACGAGCAGCAGCGTATAGAAGAAATCGCCCAGATGCTCAGCGGAAGCGACATTACGCCTGCTGCCCTGGCAAATGCTAAGGAGTTGCTCAATAAACACAAGCAACACAAATAA
- a CDS encoding Gfo/Idh/MocA family protein translates to MKQINWGFIGCGEVTEKKSGPAFNEVEGSQVVAVMSRSENKARSYAERHHVRKWYTDASELIEDPDVNAVYIATPPSSHATFAIMAMRAGKPCYIEKPLAASYNDCIRINRISEQTGVPCFVAYYRRYLPYFQKVKEIIESGTIGNVVNVQVRFSVPPRDLDFQSGKEMPWRLQPDIAGGGYFYDLAPHQIDLLQNLFGVITRAHGYPANRAHLYQAEDTLSACFFFESGIPGSGSWCFVGHESAKEDCIEVIGEKGSLSFSVFTYQPIEVITSEGKNLITVPNPPYVQLPLIKSVIQHLQGIGKCDCTSVSATAVNWVLDRVLWKN, encoded by the coding sequence ATGAAACAGATTAATTGGGGATTTATCGGCTGCGGAGAAGTAACCGAAAAGAAAAGCGGACCGGCTTTCAACGAAGTGGAGGGTTCGCAGGTGGTGGCTGTGATGAGCCGAAGCGAGAACAAGGCACGCAGCTATGCTGAGCGCCATCATGTGCGCAAATGGTACACGGATGCATCGGAATTGATAGAAGATCCCGATGTGAATGCTGTTTACATCGCCACGCCACCTTCTTCTCACGCCACCTTCGCTATCATGGCGATGCGTGCGGGCAAACCCTGCTATATAGAGAAACCGCTGGCAGCGAGCTACAACGACTGCATCCGCATCAACCGCATCAGCGAGCAGACGGGTGTTCCCTGCTTTGTAGCTTACTATCGCCGTTATCTTCCTTACTTCCAGAAGGTAAAGGAGATTATCGAGAGCGGAACCATCGGTAACGTGGTGAATGTTCAGGTGCGCTTCTCGGTTCCTCCGCGCGATCTCGACTTTCAGAGCGGCAAGGAAATGCCTTGGCGACTGCAGCCGGATATTGCGGGCGGCGGCTATTTCTACGACCTGGCTCCTCATCAGATAGATTTGCTCCAGAATCTGTTTGGTGTGATTACCCGTGCGCACGGCTATCCTGCCAACAGAGCGCATCTTTATCAGGCTGAAGATACGCTCTCGGCGTGCTTCTTCTTTGAGAGCGGAATTCCGGGCAGCGGAAGCTGGTGCTTCGTGGGACATGAGAGTGCGAAGGAAGACTGCATCGAGGTGATTGGCGAGAAAGGTTCGCTCTCATTCTCGGTGTTCACTTACCAGCCGATAGAAGTGATTACGAGCGAAGGAAAGAACTTGATTACGGTTCCGAATCCGCCTTATGTGCAGCTGCCGCTCATCAAGAGTGTGATTCAGCATCTGCAGGGAATAGGAAAATGCGACTGCACCAGCGTTTCGGCTACGGCTGTCAACTGGGTGCTGGACCGAGTATTGTGGAAGAACTGA
- a CDS encoding DUF4421 domain-containing protein, with product MSNSQDSLVKERHRKTFFHQVGDVFTRFFREFNSTDSAYIEDQHYNYTVMLQNTNTYEEYTLRNSEGQSISFSPDPSYRLGPYLGWRWVFLGYTFDLKHINFRNNHTNKKEFDLSLYSSLLGIDLFWRQTGNDYHVLRMNLGEHIDCDPIRKAPFDGFKSSIKGFNLYYIFNHRRFSYPAAYSQSTVQRRSAGSMLLGIGYTEHELEVNWDKLTNLVDERLNKNLTNGGTPEAKIDSSLMFSKVKYSDVNVTCGYAYNWVFAKNWLFNASLSVGVAYNSSKSDNEREHLDITNFSFKNVNLDGIGRFGIVWNNTHWYAGASTIIHSYNYKKKQFSTNNSFGSLNIYVGVNFGRKRHH from the coding sequence ATGTCCAATTCCCAGGACAGCCTCGTGAAAGAGCGCCATCGCAAAACCTTCTTCCATCAGGTGGGAGATGTGTTCACCCGGTTCTTCAGAGAATTCAACAGTACGGATTCGGCTTATATCGAAGACCAGCATTACAATTATACGGTGATGCTGCAGAACACCAATACCTACGAGGAATATACGCTCAGGAACAGCGAAGGACAGAGCATTTCCTTCTCGCCTGATCCTTCTTACCGCCTGGGGCCTTATCTGGGCTGGCGATGGGTGTTTCTGGGTTATACGTTCGACCTGAAACACATTAATTTCAGGAATAACCACACTAATAAAAAGGAGTTTGACCTGAGCCTCTACAGCAGTCTGCTGGGAATAGACCTGTTCTGGCGACAGACGGGAAATGACTATCATGTTCTGCGGATGAATCTGGGTGAGCACATCGATTGTGACCCTATCCGCAAGGCTCCTTTCGACGGTTTCAAATCGAGCATCAAGGGATTCAATCTTTATTACATCTTCAACCATCGCCGCTTCTCTTATCCTGCCGCCTATTCGCAGAGTACGGTGCAGCGGAGAAGTGCCGGTTCCATGCTTCTGGGAATCGGTTACACGGAGCATGAACTGGAGGTGAACTGGGATAAACTGACCAATCTTGTAGATGAACGGCTGAACAAAAATCTGACAAACGGGGGAACTCCGGAAGCCAAGATAGACAGTTCGCTGATGTTCAGCAAGGTGAAATACAGCGATGTGAACGTAACCTGCGGCTATGCTTACAACTGGGTTTTCGCCAAGAACTGGCTCTTCAACGCTTCGCTCTCGGTAGGTGTGGCTTACAACAGCTCGAAATCGGATAATGAAAGGGAACATCTGGACATTACCAACTTCAGTTTCAAGAATGTGAACCTGGATGGAATAGGCCGCTTCGGTATTGTGTGGAACAACACGCATTGGTACGCGGGCGCCAGCACCATCATCCATTCCTACAACTATAAGAAAAAACAGTTTTCTACCAACAATTCGTTTGGCTCACTCAATATTTATGTGGGTGTGAACTTCGGCAGGAAACGTCATCATTAA
- the yihA gene encoding ribosome biogenesis GTP-binding protein YihA/YsxC, with protein sequence MEIKKSEFTISAPRVSMCPKDTKAEYAFIGRSNVGKSSLINMLCNHKGLAKTSATPGKTLLINHFIINNEWYLVDLPGYGFAKRSKTVQKQLEQMISSYILQRQQLANVFVLIDVRHDQQKIDREFVDWLGESGVPFCIVFTKADKLGPVKARMNAEKWMHALEDRWEALPPYFITSSEKKMGRDEVLDYIDEINKSLAGE encoded by the coding sequence ATGGAAATTAAGAAATCAGAATTTACAATATCGGCTCCACGAGTGAGCATGTGTCCGAAAGATACGAAGGCTGAATATGCTTTCATCGGCAGAAGTAATGTGGGAAAATCGAGCCTCATCAATATGCTCTGCAACCACAAAGGTTTGGCTAAGACTTCAGCCACACCGGGTAAGACGCTGCTTATCAACCACTTCATCATCAACAACGAATGGTATCTGGTTGACCTTCCTGGCTATGGTTTCGCCAAGCGTTCGAAGACCGTACAGAAGCAGCTGGAACAAATGATAAGCAGTTATATTCTGCAGCGCCAGCAGTTGGCTAATGTCTTTGTGCTCATCGACGTGCGCCACGACCAGCAGAAGATAGACCGCGAGTTTGTAGACTGGCTGGGCGAGAGCGGCGTTCCTTTCTGCATCGTCTTTACCAAGGCCGACAAGTTGGGTCCGGTCAAGGCTCGCATGAATGCGGAGAAATGGATGCATGCGCTGGAAGACCGCTGGGAAGCACTTCCACCTTATTTCATTACCAGTAGTGAAAAGAAGATGGGACGCGACGAGGTGCTCGACTATATTGACGAAATCAACAAATCGCTCGCCGGAGAATAA
- a CDS encoding DUF4835 family protein yields the protein MRRNRKLKWLATLSTSWLISCSPITSAAQELQAKITINHAQIQGTENRVFDNLQQTLEQFVNDRQWTNLQFRKNERIVCNFNITVSKYDKDQNIFTCKALIQANRPVYNSAYTSTLYNNVDENFTFKFAEFDQLEFTEERIDNQLTALLAYYAYLIIGLDLDSFAPKGGEDILQRCMNLTNNAQNLDFPGWKAFSDNRNRFAIISDYLDGAMEPFRMLQYNYYRKGLDEMANNVERGRTEITNTLLQDLKKARTDRPLSLLPQIWTDYKKDELANIYQKHGTQKEKESIYELLFSINPSQNSYWDKIKE from the coding sequence ATGAGAAGAAACCGAAAACTGAAGTGGCTCGCGACATTATCAACGAGCTGGCTCATCTCTTGTAGTCCCATCACATCAGCCGCTCAGGAGTTGCAGGCTAAGATTACCATCAACCATGCACAGATTCAGGGCACGGAAAACCGGGTATTCGATAATCTGCAGCAAACTCTTGAGCAGTTTGTGAACGACAGGCAATGGACGAATCTTCAATTCAGGAAGAACGAGCGCATCGTGTGCAACTTCAATATCACGGTAAGCAAGTATGATAAAGACCAGAATATCTTTACCTGCAAGGCGCTCATCCAGGCCAACCGTCCCGTCTACAATTCAGCCTATACGTCCACCTTATATAATAATGTGGATGAAAACTTCACGTTCAAGTTTGCCGAGTTCGACCAGCTGGAGTTTACCGAAGAGCGGATTGACAACCAGCTAACGGCTTTGCTCGCCTACTATGCTTACCTCATCATCGGTTTAGATCTTGACAGTTTTGCGCCTAAAGGTGGGGAGGACATTCTGCAACGTTGCATGAACCTCACCAACAACGCCCAGAATCTTGATTTTCCGGGCTGGAAAGCGTTTAGTGATAACAGAAACCGGTTCGCCATCATTTCCGATTATCTCGACGGAGCCATGGAACCTTTCAGAATGCTGCAATACAACTATTACAGAAAAGGGCTCGATGAAATGGCGAATAATGTGGAACGTGGCAGAACTGAAATCACCAACACCCTGCTCCAGGATCTGAAGAAGGCACGTACGGACAGACCGCTCAGTCTGCTGCCACAAATCTGGACCGACTATAAGAAGGACGAGCTTGCTAACATCTATCAGAAACATGGCACTCAGAAAGAGAAAGAAAGCATTTATGAGCTGCTCTTCTCCATCAATCCTTCTCAAAACTCATATTGGGACAAAATCAAGGAATAA